The nucleotide window CCGGTCTACTTCGACCGTGTGACCGACTTCGGGAAGGCGCTGACAGAGTCCGGCGTAGTCACAGGAGAGACGCTGTTCGGCTCGTCACTCTCGACGGGCGTTCTCCTGTACGGCAGCCACCTGCTCGTGTTGTTCGTCCTAACCGGGCCGTTGGGCCTCGCGGACAGACAGCGAGGTGACGACGACCGCGACAGACGCGAGCCGTGGCGGTACGCCTTCGACGACGCTGGTGGCGGACAGATAGAGGTGTTCTTGGAGAACGGTCCCCACATCCGTGGTGAGTTCGATCCCTCCGCGTGGGACTCCTCGCGGAAGGACCTGTACCTGAGAGATCCGAAGAGTCTGTCCGACGGCAAGCCGGTGCCGCTCGAACAGAGTATGCTTATCAGATCGGAGTGGATCACTGGCGTCGTGTTCCCCGAAGACGATCCAAACGGTGGACTGATGGAAAACGAAAAACTGTCCGAACAGCAAATGCAGATTCTCGACAATTATCTCGGCAGTTTGGAGTTGGTCGGAACAAATTCATTCACGACACGTAAATCTGAAATAAATGACGGCCTGAACAACGACAGCACCGAAGACACAGACGGAGATGAGAGTTCGTAGCTGGAGTAACGGCTACGCCCCCTCAGCAGAGTTCAGTCCACTCTCTGTGGTGTACTGCGGATACGTCTTGTACACCTGCCGCAGAACCCTGTCGATCGTCTTGTCGCCTAGGTCCCGTTTGAGTTCCTCTACAGAGCCGAGTACACGCTCTAAGCCCTCTTGTTCGCGGAGCAGTGCCTCGACGAGTTTTGCCCCCTCGTCTGTGAGTGAGTAGACGAGAATCTCGCTGCCGCCGGGGACCTGTTCCTCACGCTTCTCCACGAATCCTTTCTGTTCCAGCGCGTTCACAGTACCCGCCAGACTCTCCGAGAACGGCCCGTATCTGTCAGGCTCGAACTCGTGGAGTTCCTCGACACCGTACTCCTCCTGTGCGAGAAAGGCCAGCTTCTGGAGCTTGGTCGCACCGCGGATCTCGCTGCGGCCGTCGGCGTACAGCAGCGCGAGCGGGAGCAGCACGTCGGTCACAGTCGCCCCACCTCGCAGATCATACTCGACAATCCATCGGCTCTGAAGCTAAAGCCTGCGGCTCGCTCCCTCCGACCGGTAACGTTCGCCAACGGCAGGCAGTTTATACGGTGGGGGCGTCGAAAGGGTAGTATGCGCCAGTGTGACTCCCACCGACGGCGCGACGTGCGCGAACTGTTCCGACTCGCCGGCTCCCGGACGGGAATCGGTATCGGAACACGCACAATTCCGGGAGTCACGACACTCCCCCCACACGGCCGCGACGACGACGCGAACGCGACCGTGCCCGACACGCGGGGGTATCGACGTGCAGTCTGACACCGTCGGCGACGCCACAGACGGGGACCCGAGCGACGACCTGGAGACGGACGGCGGCCGCGGGGACCCGCAGGTCCACACGGTCCAGCTGGAGCTCCCGGACGAGCCCGGGCAGTTGTTGGCGGCCCTCCAGCCGATCGCGGACAACGGCGGTAACCTGATGTCGGTCGTCCACGAGCGGGGCGAGCGAACGCCACGCGGCCGCATTCCCGTGGAGATCGATCTCGAGTGCCCGCCGGCGCGGTTCGACGGCGTCCTGGCGGGGCTGCGTGACGCGGGCGTGACCGTCGTCACTGCGGACGCGGAGGCGTACGCCGACGAGGTGACGGTCGTACTCGTCGGTCACCTCGTCGACACGGGGCTGTCGGGGACGCTCCAGGACGTGCGTGACGACGCCGAAGTGACGGTCGCGGACGTGGCGTTGTCGGCGCCGGACGCGGACGCCCGCGAGGAGCCGTCTGCGGCACGGCTCCACCTCCGGACCCGCGAGGGGTGTACGGAACGGGCCTTGGAGGCGGTTCGGGCGGTGGCAGCGGAGAAGGACCTGACCGTGATCGAGCCGCTGGGGGGTGTCTGACCGTGCGGCTCGCAGTGCTCGGCGCCGGTGCGGTCGGCGGCGCGGTCGCGGAGCTGGCGGACGAGTACGGCCACGAGGTGGTGGCGCTCGCGGACTCTTCGACCGCGGCCGTCGACGACGACGGCGTCGACGCCGCGGCGGCGCTGCAGGCGAAGGCCGCCGACGCCGGCCTCGGCACGGCGGCCCCCGAAGACGCTCTCGCGGCCGACTACGACGTGCTCGTGGAGGCGACACCGACGACGCTGGGCGACGCACAGCCCGGCTTCGACCACGTCGCGTCTGCGCTCGAACGCGACCGAGATGTCGTGTTGGCCAACAAGGGGCCCGTCGCCGAGCGGTACGCCGACGTGCGTGCGCTGGCGGCCGACTCCGCCGGCAGCGTCCAGTTCGAGGCGACCGTCGCCGGCGCGATTCCGGTGTTGTCGACGCTGTCGGATCTGGGCCCCTCGCGGGTGGACGCCGTCCGAGGGGTGCTCAACGGGACGGCGAACTTCGTCCTCTCGCGGATGGCCGCCGAAGGGTTGGGGTACGAACACGTGCTCGCGGAGGCCCAGGACCTGGGCGTCGCGGAGGCGGACCCCGCCTTCGACGTGGAGGGGACGGACGCCGCGTTGAAGTGCGTGATCCTGTCGAACCGGCTCGCCGAGGCGGAGACGGAGTCGGTCGCGGAGCTACGGGCGGCGACGACGAGCCTGGCCGAGGCAGAGATTCAGGGGATCACCGACCTGCCGCCGAACGCGCTGGAGCTGGCGGCAGACGACGGCCAAACGGTACGGCTGATCGGCGAGGCCACCCGCGACTCCGTCCGGGTCGGCCCGCGGCTCGTCCCGGAGAACGGGACGCTCGCGGTGTCGGGCACCCGTAACATCGTGGAACTGGAGACGGCACACGCCGGGCGGCTGGCGATCTCCGGACGCGGCGCCGGCGGCGACGCCACCGCGACGGCGGTGCTGTCGGACGTGAACCGGCTGTAGCGAACGACGCGCGTGGATCCCCCGCCGAGGGGGTCGTCACCAGAACTTGAGGTTGTTCTTCACTGCCTCCCGCTTGAGCTCCTGGATGTGCTCGGTGAGCGGGATGTCCTTCGGACACACCTCCGTGCAGGAGAACTGGGTCTGACACCGCCAGACGCCGTTCTCCTGTTCCACGATCCGGAGCCGGTGTTCTTTCATCTCCTCGCCTTCGCGTTCGTCCATCGTGAAGCGGTAGGCCTTGTTGATGGCCGCGGGGCCGAGGTACTCGTTGTTTCCGGCGGCGACGTTACAGGAGGACATACACGCCCCACACCAGATACACCGGGTGGACATCTTGATCTTCTCGCGGTTCTCCCGGCTCTGGCGTTGTTCGGCCAACTCCTCGTCCGGTGTCTCGTCCGTCTGGAAGTACGGCTCGACGGACTCCATCTGGTCGTAGAAGTGCGACATGTCGACGACGAGGTCCTTGCGCACCTCGGCGTGAGGCAACGGCTCCACACGGACGGGGTCCGCGAGGTCGGCCAACTGCGTCTTACAGCCGAGCCGCTGGCGGCCGTTGACGAACAGGGCGTCGGAGCCACAGATCGCCTGTCGGCAGGAGTGACGGAACGTGAGCGAGGCGTCGTAGTTGTCGCGGGCGTAGATGAGGGCGTCCAGGACCGTCATCCCCTTCTCGAAGGGGACGTGGAAGTCGTCGAACCGGGGCTCCATCTTCCCCTCCACGTCCGGGTCGTACCGGAACACCTTGAGGTGAACCGTGTCCTCGTCCCCGTCGGGCGCGGCCTCTGTCTCGCGGCGGAGGCGTTCGGCCGCGTCCGAGCGGCCCTCGTCGCGCTGCCGACGCCGTTGGTCGCCCGGGCTCTCTTCGGTCTCTGTCTCGGCTTCTGCGTCCGTCTCGGACTTCGGAACTTGTGTGCTCATTGTTAGATCAGTGAGATACCGGCCCACTCGTTCGCGGTTCGGACACCCTGGACGATCAACACGGCGCTGGCGGCGATCAGCGTCCACTTGACTGCCCGGCGCCGACGGCCGGACAGCCCTTGGTTGATGAGTGCGTTGTACACGCCGTTGACCCCGTGGAACGTCGCCGTCAACAGGAACAACACCATCAGCGAGTAGTAGGTCCACTGGCTCATCCGGGCGCTGGAGGCGGCGAACGACACCTCGGCGGCGTGGTTGACGAAGTGCAACAGGAAGAAGTGGAACGCGAGCACGACGACGAGGAACGCCGCCGTGATGCGCTGCCACAGCCACCGTCGCCCGCCCGGCTCGAACGAGGAGTAACGTTCGCTCACGTCAGAACACCCCCGCGAGGAACGTCGGGACGGACGCGACGACGATGGCGCCGGTCAGCCCCAACGAGGCGTAGAACGCCCGATCCTGTGCCTCCAAGCCGATGCCGAGGTCGACGAGCAGGAGCCGGAGCCCGTTGAGGATGTGGAAGACGGCGACGGCCAACAGCCCGATTTCCAACACCCGCACGAGCAACAGACTCTCCAGCGTCGCAATGGTTTCCGTGTACATCCCGGGGCTCTGGAGCGCGGTACTGAGGACGGCGATGTGGGTGAACAGGTAGCCGACGAGCACCCAGCCCGTGAACTTGTGGAACACCCAGGCCCACATACCCGCGGAGAACTCCCGCCACCGGCCGAAGTCTTCCACGAGACCCCGTTCGTACGACTGGCTCATGTCCGGTCGTGAGGTTCCTCCCGGCTTAGTAGTTTCGCGTGCGGGTCGTCACCGCCACGACCGGCGGACGGACCGCGGAAAGGCTTTGAGTTGGGGGTGGGTTAGGGGGTGACATGGAGACGGACGCGCTGGTCGACACGCTCCAGGACGCTGGCCTCTCGCCGTACCAGGCGAACGCCTACGTAGCCCTCCTGGAGCTGGGTGTCGCCTCGGCCACGGAGGTGGCGGAGGTGAGTGACGTGCCGGCCCCACGCATCTACGACGTGCTCGGCGCCTTGGAGGATCAAGGGTACATCGAGACGTACGAACAGAACACGCTCCACGCCCGCGCCCACAGCCCGACGGACGTGCTGGAGGACCTCCGAACCCGGTCGGATCGGTTCGAACGCGCCGCAGACGAGGTGGAAGACCGTTGGGAGCAGCCGGAACTGGAGGGCAACGAGGCCAGTATCGTCTCGCGATTCCGGACGGTGTTGGAGCGTGCGGAGACGTTCGTCGACGAGGCCGCCCACCAGGTGCTGCTGTCGACGACGACGGATCACTTCCGCCGGCTGCGCCCGAGCCTGGAGGCCGCCTACGACCGGGGCGTCAGCGTCCGGGTGTCGCTCCACACGGAACGCGAGACGGACGTGGACACGCTGCCAGACCCGGCCGGCGTCGCCACGGAGGTGCGTCACCGACCGCTGCCGGCGCCGTTCCTGGCGCTCGCGGACCGCCGTCGCGCCTGTTTCGCACACCACCCGGAGGCGTACGACCAGTACGGCGTCCTCATCAGCGACCGGACCCACACGTTCGTGTTCTACTGGTACTTCCTGACGAGCCTCTGGGAGCAGTGGGAGCCGGTCCACGACGACCAGACTGACGGGCTCCCGGTGGAGTACATGGACATCCGCAACTGCGCCCGCGACCTCTCGGCGTTGGACCTGTCGGAACACGACGCCCGGCTGCGCGTCGAAGGGTACGACGTCGACACCGGGGAGGAACGGGAGCTCGTCGGCACCGTCGAGGCGATCAGGTGTCCCGTGCCGGTGGAGCCGGACACACACGTCGTGGACCTGGTCGGTCAGGTCACGCTCGACGTGCGGACGGAGGAGGGGACGGTGCCGGTCGGCGGCTGGGGAGCGCTGATCGAGGACGTGGAGGCGACTCGGATCACGCTGTTGTCGGTCGAGCCGGACCCCGGGTCGGAGTGGGTCGACGCCCACCGCGACCGCACGCTGGAGTGACGCGGCGGCGGCTCCGGAATGGATAAACGGGCGCTGGCCGAACGACGAGTAGATGAGCGATTGGACGGAGAAGTACCGACCGTCGTCGCTGTCGGAGCTGCGAGGCAACGACTCGGCGGTCGACGCGGTACGCGAGTGGGCCCGCTCCTGGGACGACCACGGCGAGGCCGCGGTGTTGCACGGTTCCCCGGGGATCGGGAAGACCTCGGCGGCACACGCCCTCGCGGCGGACAGGGGCTGGGAGACGGTGGAGCTGAACGCCTCCGACCAGCGCACCGCCGACGACATCGAGCGGTACGCCGGCCGGGCGGCGAGCAACACCACCCTCGGGAGCGCCGGCGACGACGGGGACGACGGCCGTCAGCTCGTGATCGTCGACGAGGCGGACAACATCCACGGCAACTACGACCGTGGCGGCGCGGGCGCGGTGACCCGGCTCGTCGAGGAGGCGCGCCAGCCGGTCGTCCTGATCGCCAACGACTACTACGACATGTCCCGCGGGCTCCGCAACGCCACCCGCGAGATCGAGTTCCGCGACGTGTCCGCGCGGTCGATCCTCCCGGTGCTCCGTGACCTCTGTCGAAAGGAGGGGATCGAGTTCGAGACGGCGGCGCTCGAACGTATCGCCGAACAGAACGACGGTGACCTCCGGGGGGCGGTCAACGACCTCCAAGCGGTCGCCGAGGGGCGCGAACACCTGGAGCTCGCGGACGTGGTGACGAGCGACCGCGACCAGACGGTCGATCTGTTCCCGTTCTTGGATCTCGTGTTGAAGGAGACGGACGACGCCCGGGAGGCGCTGCAGACCTCATACGACGTCGAGGAGACGCCGGACGACCTCGTCGGCTGGATCGAGGAGAACGCCCCGAAGGAGTACGACGGCGCGGCGCTGGCCCGCGCGTACGACAGTCTGGCGAACGCCGACCGCTGGCTCGGCGTCGTCCGGGCGACCCAAGACTACTCCTACTGGCGGTACGCGGGTGACGCGGCGACTGCGGGCGTCGCCGCAGCCCGCGACGGCACCGGCGGCGGCTGGACCCGATGGACCCGGCCGACGTTCTACCACTCCAGTTCGAACACGGCCGACCACGTCGTCAGACAGATCGCCCGGGCCGAGGGGACGAGCATGGCGACGGCCCGCCGCGAGGTGTTGCCGTTCCTGTCGACGCTCACTCACCACTGCAAGCCACGAGAGCTCACGGTCCGGATGGCGGCCGCCTACGACTTAGAGGAGGATCACGTCGCGTTCGTCACCGGCTCCGGCGAGACGACGAACAAGGTCCAGTCCATCGTGGAAGACGCCGCCGAGCGCCGTGCGGCGTTGGTCGAGGAACACGCCGCCGGCGCGTTCGAGGGGACCGCCTCTCTCGCCGAGGACGCGGAGCAGCCGGACGACGCGGCGGCAGACGACGCGTCGGCGGACACGGAGACCGACGCGGACGCAGAAGGAGAGGAGGAAGACGACGATCAGTCCGGACTCGGCGACTTCGTGTAGCTACGTGGACGGCGACGCGGCGTAGCCGGTGACGGCCGTCGCCTCCAACGCCCACAGGTCCACGCTCCCGCGCGGGTCGGCCTCGCGGAACAGACTGGGGTACCAGCCGTTGTCGTCGATGGCCTCGCGGGCGGCCGCCCACTCCGCCTCCGACTCCAACTGCTCTACGGCCCCGCGGACGAGCACACTGTGCCAGTCCGTCCGACTGTCCTCGGCGTACACTGTCAGCGTCGCCCGTTCAGTCGTCTCCGCGAACGTCGCCTTCGTGCTCGGCTCGTGGTAGCCGACGAACACGAAGTGACAGTGGTCGCCGTCGTAGCCGAACGACACCGGCACCGCGTACGCCTCGTTCTCGCGGGCCAACGCCAACACACCGGTGCCGTGGTCTCGCAGCGCCTCGTCTCTCGCCCCGTCCGACATCTCGTTGGCGACGAGCGCGTCCACGTCCGCCGACGTCTCGGATGGATCTGTCATGGTACGGGTGTGGGTACGATTGACACGCTAATCAACGTACCCCCGGTTCACCACACCAGAACGTCGTGTCGGTGGTCTCAGGCCTCCGCGAGTTCCTCTTCGAGCAACACGTCGTTGAGAGCGTCTCGGACGCGCTCCCCGGTCTCGCGGTCGCCGGCGGTAGTGACGATCCGGTTCTCCTGGACGCTGGAGCCGTCACGGAGGAGGAGTCTGACGTTGCCGTGTTCGTCGGCGCGGGTCACCTTCGCCCGCAGCCCGCGCTGGGAGCCCTGGCCGCCGGCGTCGATGGGGCCGGGGATGATCTTCTTGACGTGTGGGTGTTCGGCGACCGTCTGGATCGCCCGCCGACCGACTCGTTCGCCGATCAGCGTGGAGTGGCTGCCGCCGATCTTCTCGGCGGGCGACTTCTCTACCACCTCCAACGCCGGCTCGCCGCGCCGCCGGAGCACGGCCGTCACCGGTTCCTCGTCGGGCACCCGGAGGAACTCGTAGTGGAGCTGTGCCCTGGTCTCCCGGAGGGCGGCGCGGTCGCCGGCGGCGTACACCGTCTCCGGGCGCTTGCGTCTGATCTCGTCTGCCACCCGCCCGGCGTAGTTGCGGAGCTGGGCGCGTCTGGTGCGTTCGCCGTCGTCGGGCACGGTCGTGATATCCGTTCGGCCGAGGAACGCGGCCGTCTCCGACGGTGCCGAGAAGTCGGGGTCGTCCGGTTCGCCGTACAGCATCGTCAGCCGGGCTCGGTCCGGACCGAAGACGACGACGACACTGTCCGCGTTGGCCGTCTCGCAGGCCAGACAGTAGTCGCCGGGCCGATCTAACGACTGGCCACACCGGCGACAGTTCATCGTCACTGTTAGCACCGCCGGCCGGATAAGTCTCTCCGTCCGGTCGCTACTCCTCGTCGTCGACGACGACCTCGGCGGGCTCCGACTCCTCCGAGCCGTCGTCGTCGCCGCCTCCGGACTGTTCCTGGTACAACAGCCCTCCGACGACCAACACGACGATCCACGACCGCCAGTTGGCGAGGTTCAGAGTGTAGCCGACGCCGAACGGCTTCTGTACGAGCATCCCCTCGCCCGGCTGCCAGTACGACGACAGCATCCGGCCCAGGCTCGGGCGCTCGAAGTTGTACGGTACTCCGAACAGTTCGCCCGACTGCGGTTTGTCTGCCATACGCGACGTTTCTCCACGCCGCTGTATATCTCTTGCCGTCGACCTCGCCGACTCGAACTGATCGCCGACTCGGGTCGACCGTCGAGTCGAACCGACTGTCGACACACTAATCGAACCGGCCGACGAGTCGATACATCGGTTTACGTTAAACGTAGCGTCACGCTAGAGCGGACGTGTTGTCAGTACGATGACGTGCGTGGTGGCGTGGTCGACCGTCGGCGGCCGACAGGGCGACTCGTGATCGGGGGTGTCGCGGACACGGAGGTGGACGGGGAGATCGTCCAGATCGTCACGGACAGCGCGGCGACCGTCTCGGCCGTGTTCGAGGAGAAGGTGCGGCACGTGCTCGCCGCCAACGGTATCACGGGGGTGTCGGACACGGCGTGGTACACGGTCCCACCGGTCGCTTGGACGCTCGAACGGATCGGTGAAGCCGCAGGACGGACGGTTCTCCGCCGAATCGGCGGGCGAGTGGTGACCGACGACCGGTCGCTGTCGGTGCCGCCGGAGCCAGGGCGGGCGTTCGTGGCACTCGCGGAGTTCGTGAGCGAGGACGTCCACCGGGGGCCGGCGGCAGACCGTGTGGCGGCCTGTCGGGCACGTCGTCGGGAGCCGGGGCGTTGGCGGTTGGCGGCGGTGGACGGCTACCAGTACCCGCCGGCGTTCGCCGAGGGCGTGTTCCGGGCGACGGCCGCGACGGCCGCCGGCGTGGCGCCCGAGCGGGTCGCAGTCGAGGCGGTCACGCCGGCGGCGGACGAGCGACACGCGGTCGCGCTCTCCTGGTAGCCAACACACAAGTGCGCCCCCGGCGAGGTGTGCGTGTGCCAGCAGCAATTGTCACCGGCTCCTCTCGGGGGATCGGCGCGGCGACCGCGATCCGGTTCGCGCGTGACGGCTACGACGTGACCGTCAACTATCACACGTCACCGGACGCGGCCGCGGAGACGGCCGCGACCGTCCGCGAGGCCGGCCGGGAGGCGACGGTCGTGGAGGCGGACGCCAGCGACCCGGCGGGCGCCCGGCGACTCGTCGACCGGACCGTCGAGGCGTTCGGCGGCGTCGATCACCTCGTCAACAACGCCGGCATCGACCAACACGTGTACACCGACGAGCTGTCGCCCGACGACTTCGACCGGGTGATGGACGTGAACGTCAACTCCGCGTTCTGCTGTACGAAGGCGGCGCTGTCGGCACTCCGGGAGAGCGACGGCGGCGAGGCGTCGACGGCGTCCGTGACGAACGTCTCGTCGATCCTCGCGTTCACCGGGGCACCCGTCGAGGTTCACTACGCCGCCTCCAAGGGCGGACTGATCTCGCTGACGAAGAGCCACGCGGCAGACTTCGCCCCGGAGGTCCGGGTGAACGCCGTCGCTCCCGGTCACGTCGAGACGGACATGACCGCCGACCGCACGCCAGCGGAGAAACGCGAGGAGTTGGCGGCGATTCCGGTGGATCGGTACGGCCAGCCCGAAGACATCGCCGAGGCGGTCGCGTACCTCCGTGACGCCGGCTTCGTCAACGGAGAGACGCTCCACGTCAACGGTGGGGAGCTGATGCGGTAGCTACACCGCGTCCGCCAGTCGATCCAGCCCCGTCTCCAGCCGTTCACGGGAGTTGGCGAACGACAGCCGCAGACGGCCCTCGTCGCCCTCGCCGAAGCCGGAGCCGGGGGCGAGCACGACGCCGTGCTCCGAGAGGAGTCGTTTCGCCAGCGCCAGGCTGTCAGTCGCGCCCTCGACGTCGAGGAAGGCGTAGAAGGCCCCCTCCGGTCGTGGTGCGCGCACCCCGTCGATCTCGTCGAGTCGGCGGGCGACGTAGTCGCGGCGCTCGCGGAACGCCGCGTACATCTCCTCGGCCGGCGCCGCCGGGCCGGTGAGCGCCGCCAGCGCGGCGTGTTGGGAGGGTGCCGGCGGGCAACTGGTCGTCCCCTCTCGAACCTTCGTCGCGCCGTCGACGACGGCGTCGGGGGCGGCGAGCCAGCCGAGCCGCCAGCCGGTCATCGCGTGGGTCTTCGACAGCGAGCCGACGGTGACGACACGCTCCGGGTGGTCGACGACCGCGGCGACACCGGTCGGGTCGCGGTCGTACGTCAGGCCGGCGTACACCTCGTCGGCGATCACGTAGGCGTCGTGTTCGGCGGCGGCTTCGGTGACGCGCGCCACTGGCTCCGGGTCGTACACGCGGCCGGTGGGGTTGGAGGGGGTCGTGAGGACGACCGCGGCGGTGTCGTCGTCGACGGCGTCGATCACGCGGTCGGCGTCCAGGTCGTACGGGTACGACAACGGCACTTCCCGGAGGTCCCCCCCGGCGAGGGCGGCGTGGATCTCGTAGTTGGGCCAGACGGGGCTGGGGGTGACGACAGTCTCGCCGGGGTCGACGAGCGTGAGCATGGTGACGTGGAGCGCCTCCATGCCGCCGACCGTGGCGACGACCTGGTCGGGGTCGTACGGGAGGTCGTAGTCGGCGGCGAGGGTGTCGGCGATCGCACGCCGGAGGGGGTCGATGCCGGCGCTGGCGGTGTAGTCGGTGGCGCCGTCGCGGACGGCCTCGAAGGCGGCCTCGGTGACGTGTTCGGGGGTGTCGAAGTCGGGCTCGCCGACCTCCAGCCGGACGGGGTCTTCGCCGGCGGCCTCGGCCTCGCCGGCGAGGTCGAACATGACGCGAATCTGGGAGCGCTCGAAGTCGTCGACGCGCCCCGCGAGTTCGTGCATACCTCTCACTGTGACGGCTGGGTGATAACTTCCTCGTCACGACGGTCGACGGGGGGTGAACGCGAGACCGGAGTGACCACGGCGGACCGTCTCCGCGACAGAACTCTGTGGGGCGGTTGCGGTGCGGCGGTGGCGGTGCCGCCGCGGCGGCGGCGGTGCGGAGGTCAGACAGACCGAGGTTAGGGCACGACTAACGGCCCGCTCGACAGGATCTGTGTCGCGGTCGCGGTGTGGTGGCGGGGCGGTGGCGGGGCGGTGGCGGCACAGCGACCGAACAACAAAATTCACCGGTGCGGTTGCGGTGCGGAGGCGGAGCGGAGGCAGTGTGGAGGCGGGACGGCACTAGAATCGGGACGCGAGCGAGGGCCGAAGGCCCGAGCGAGCGCCTTTTTAATCGACATTTTTGCTCCGAGTGGTGCACGCCGCAGGCGCGCACCCGAGGAGGAAAAGTGTCGGTCGAAGACTTTTCGACTGCGGCTGTTGGAGTCTTGATCGATGACCGACCACGACTACGACGACGTGGGACTCGTCGCCGGCTTGGAGATTCACCAACAACTGGACACGGAGACGAAGCTGTTCTGCGAGTCGCCGACGGAGCTACGGGAGCCCTCGGAGGCGACACGGACGTTCACGCGGTACCTGCACCCGACGAAGTCGGAGTTGGGAGAGATCGACGAGGCGGCCCTAGAGGAGTCACAGGTCGACAGAGAGTTCGAGTACCTGGCGTACGACACGACCTGTCTCGTAGAGGAAGACGACGAGCCGCCGGGCGAGGTGGACGAGGAGGCGTTGTCGGTGGCGATCCAGATCGCGGAGCTGTTGGACGCGGAGGTGGTCGACGAGATCCAGGTGATGCGGAAGATCGTGATCGACGGCTCGAACACCTCCGGGTTCCAACGGTCGATGTTGGTCGCCCGCGGCGGCGAGATCCAGACGGACGAGGGTCCCGTCGGGATCGAGGACATGATGTTGGAAGAGGAGTCGGCACAGAAGGTGGCCGAGACGGACTCGGGGGTGCGGTACTCCTTGGACCGGCTGGGGATCCCGCTCGTAGAGATCGGGACGGCACCGGACATCCGGACGCCGGCACAGGCGCAGGAGGCGGCAGAGCAGATCGGGACGCTGCTGCGGTCGACCGGTGCCGTCCGGCGGGGGCTGGGGACGATCCGACAGGACGTGAACGTCTCCGTCGCCGAGGGGGCGCGGGTGGAGATCAAGGGCGTGCAGGCGTTGGATCAGATCGACGAGATCGTCGCGCTGGAGGCGGACCGCCAGTTGGCGCTCGTCGAGATCGCGGAGACGCTCCAGGAGCGTGACGCGGCCGTCGGGGATCCGGTCGAGGTGACGGACGTGTTCGCGGAGACGGAGTCGGCGGTGATCGGCGGAGCGTT belongs to Halobaculum sp. MBLA0143 and includes:
- a CDS encoding pyridoxamine 5'-phosphate oxidase family protein: MTDPSETSADVDALVANEMSDGARDEALRDHGTGVLALARENEAYAVPVSFGYDGDHCHFVFVGYHEPSTKATFAETTERATLTVYAEDSRTDWHSVLVRGAVEQLESEAEWAAAREAIDDNGWYPSLFREADPRGSVDLWALEATAVTGYAASPST
- a CDS encoding DUF2103 domain-containing protein, with amino-acid sequence MNCRRCGQSLDRPGDYCLACETANADSVVVVFGPDRARLTMLYGEPDDPDFSAPSETAAFLGRTDITTVPDDGERTRRAQLRNYAGRVADEIRRKRPETVYAAGDRAALRETRAQLHYEFLRVPDEEPVTAVLRRRGEPALEVVEKSPAEKIGGSHSTLIGERVGRRAIQTVAEHPHVKKIIPGPIDAGGQGSQRGLRAKVTRADEHGNVRLLLRDGSSVQENRIVTTAGDRETGERVRDALNDVLLEEELAEA
- a CDS encoding pyridoxal phosphate-dependent aminotransferase, whose amino-acid sequence is MHELAGRVDDFERSQIRVMFDLAGEAEAAGEDPVRLEVGEPDFDTPEHVTEAAFEAVRDGATDYTASAGIDPLRRAIADTLAADYDLPYDPDQVVATVGGMEALHVTMLTLVDPGETVVTPSPVWPNYEIHAALAGGDLREVPLSYPYDLDADRVIDAVDDDTAAVVLTTPSNPTGRVYDPEPVARVTEAAAEHDAYVIADEVYAGLTYDRDPTGVAAVVDHPERVVTVGSLSKTHAMTGWRLGWLAAPDAVVDGATKVREGTTSCPPAPSQHAALAALTGPAAPAEEMYAAFRERRDYVARRLDEIDGVRAPRPEGAFYAFLDVEGATDSLALAKRLLSEHGVVLAPGSGFGEGDEGRLRLSFANSRERLETGLDRLADAV
- a CDS encoding DUF5808 domain-containing protein, with protein sequence MADKPQSGELFGVPYNFERPSLGRMLSSYWQPGEGMLVQKPFGVGYTLNLANWRSWIVVLVVGGLLYQEQSGGGDDDGSEESEPAEVVVDDEE
- a CDS encoding SDR family NAD(P)-dependent oxidoreductase, which translates into the protein MPAAIVTGSSRGIGAATAIRFARDGYDVTVNYHTSPDAAAETAATVREAGREATVVEADASDPAGARRLVDRTVEAFGGVDHLVNNAGIDQHVYTDELSPDDFDRVMDVNVNSAFCCTKAALSALRESDGGEASTASVTNVSSILAFTGAPVEVHYAASKGGLISLTKSHAADFAPEVRVNAVAPGHVETDMTADRTPAEKREELAAIPVDRYGQPEDIAEAVAYLRDAGFVNGETLHVNGGELMR